In Syntrophales bacterium, one DNA window encodes the following:
- a CDS encoding SDR family oxidoreductase → MNLGISGKYALITGGSRGIGKSIALLLAEEGCNVAICARSQPDINSTVREVKAKGVAVLGVAADVTETSEVQKVIDTVRQEWGTIHILVNNVGGGGRWGKEVVEETADDVWMEVFNKNAMVAVKFTKAIIPWMKKQQWGRIVTITSIYGREGGGRPWFNMAKAAQTSLMKCLGLNKDLVRSGITFNSVAPGAIMIPKTGWEAERNKDPEAFDEMLGEQFTLGRLGTPEEVANVVVFLCSERASLINGVSIAADGGQSRSF, encoded by the coding sequence ATGAATCTTGGAATCTCTGGCAAATACGCTCTTATTACCGGAGGCAGTCGCGGTATTGGCAAAAGCATAGCCCTTTTGTTAGCTGAGGAAGGGTGTAATGTTGCCATATGTGCCCGCTCTCAACCCGATATCAACTCAACCGTCAGAGAAGTCAAAGCTAAGGGCGTTGCTGTACTGGGCGTTGCCGCCGATGTTACAGAGACCTCTGAAGTTCAGAAAGTTATTGATACTGTTCGACAGGAGTGGGGAACTATTCATATTTTAGTTAACAATGTAGGTGGAGGTGGCCGCTGGGGCAAAGAGGTGGTCGAGGAAACTGCCGACGATGTGTGGATGGAAGTCTTCAATAAAAACGCCATGGTTGCCGTTAAATTCACAAAAGCGATAATTCCGTGGATGAAAAAACAACAATGGGGACGTATTGTCACGATAACCTCCATCTATGGCAGAGAAGGTGGAGGAAGGCCGTGGTTCAATATGGCAAAAGCCGCTCAAACAAGTCTTATGAAATGCCTGGGTTTGAATAAAGATCTTGTGCGCTCGGGCATTACCTTTAACAGCGTTGCGCCGGGTGCCATCATGATTCCGAAGACCGGATGGGAAGCAGAGAGAAATAAAGACCCGGAGGCTTTTGACGAAATGCTCGGCGAGCAGTTTACACTCGGTCGACTCGGGACTCCTGAAGAGGTGGCAAATGTCGTGGTCTTTTTATGCTCCGAGCGTGCGTCATTGATAAACGGAGTGTCAATCGCTGCTGATGGAGGACAGAGCAGGTCGTTTTAG
- a CDS encoding radical SAM protein: protein MKILFVIYQLDFADHISLSFLSAVAKERGHSTHLCVLTEVHLEESVKAYKPDVVAYSTNIYGFDEMVASHKEAKKSHDFVSIMGGPHVTVFPEIFSEVDVDAFCIGEGELAFRDFLECLEQDISYDSVPNLITVNSANPVRPLINNLDDLPFPDRDLVLGNSFLKDTPKKTFYASRGCPYSCNYCCNSYYRSLYRGKGKYVRRFSVERVIREIEHVKSRYRTDFIKFGDDLFAPKADEWLEEFSDIYSKRVGIPFNCYLRFDTVDEKLLFLLKKAGCYSVHLSVDSTSENVRGKILNRKMKKVDIVRRIKTINDFGINTWVNYMLAAPESTLEDDLLSISINKKSKVTYASYSTTVPMKGTVLYDYCIQHNLIDASTHKSDMEGCSQPTTLKCFSEKEKNVRYNIYLLGAIIAKLPFPLDKLAIWMIQIIPPNKLFVKLRQAFYQYSIENRIFKLHLR from the coding sequence ATGAAAATACTTTTTGTAATATATCAGTTGGACTTTGCCGACCATATTTCTCTGTCCTTTCTTTCTGCTGTTGCCAAAGAGAGAGGGCATTCGACTCATCTTTGTGTATTGACAGAGGTACATTTAGAGGAATCAGTAAAGGCGTACAAACCGGATGTTGTTGCTTATTCCACAAACATATACGGGTTTGATGAAATGGTGGCCTCTCATAAAGAAGCTAAAAAGTCACACGATTTTGTGTCCATAATGGGTGGACCGCATGTAACAGTATTTCCAGAAATCTTCAGTGAAGTTGATGTAGATGCTTTTTGTATTGGTGAGGGTGAACTTGCATTTCGGGATTTTCTTGAATGTTTGGAACAAGATATTTCTTATGACAGTGTACCTAATTTAATCACCGTCAATTCCGCAAATCCTGTTAGGCCATTAATTAACAACCTTGACGACCTGCCTTTTCCTGATAGGGATCTTGTATTAGGGAATTCATTTCTCAAGGACACCCCTAAAAAAACATTTTATGCCTCACGTGGCTGTCCATACAGTTGTAACTATTGTTGCAACAGTTACTACCGTAGTCTTTATCGCGGAAAAGGGAAATATGTACGCCGTTTTTCAGTAGAAAGAGTTATCCGCGAAATAGAGCATGTAAAATCCAGATATCGTACCGATTTTATTAAGTTTGGGGATGATCTGTTCGCTCCGAAGGCGGATGAATGGCTTGAAGAATTTTCCGATATTTATTCAAAGCGCGTAGGCATTCCTTTTAATTGTTATCTCCGGTTTGATACTGTGGACGAAAAGTTACTTTTCTTATTAAAAAAGGCAGGGTGCTATTCGGTTCATCTTTCTGTAGACAGTACATCTGAAAATGTCAGGGGAAAAATTCTTAACAGAAAGATGAAAAAGGTGGATATTGTTCGACGAATTAAGACAATCAATGATTTCGGTATTAATACCTGGGTGAACTATATGTTGGCCGCTCCCGAATCTACCCTGGAAGATGACCTCTTATCAATTTCGATAAATAAAAAAAGTAAGGTTACTTATGCGAGCTATTCTACAACCGTTCCCATGAAAGGAACCGTTTTATATGATTACTGTATTCAACATAATCTGATCGACGCCTCAACCCACAAAAGCGATATGGAGGGTTGTTCCCAGCCTACCACGCTCAAATGTTTTTCCGAAAAGGAAAAAAATGTCCGATACAACATTTATTTGTTAGGTGCAATTATTGCCAAGTTGCCGTTTCCGCTTGACAAACTTGCGATCTGGATGATTCAGATCATTCCGCCGAATAAACTTTTCGTCAAACTGCGGCAGGCTTTTTACCAATACAGCATTGAAAATCGTATTTTCAAACTTCACCTTAGGTGA
- a CDS encoding NAD-dependent epimerase/dehydratase family protein: MIKDNVLRSFSGKSALVTGGTGLIGREVVKLLCAAGAYVKIVSLDHVNVDSRAEHVLGDLTDFNLCKDLTKDTDFVFHLAGIKGSIEVTKSKPASFFVPLLMFNTNVLEASRLNKVQKIVYTSSIGAYPSAEVFKENDGNDGPPMDMYPGWAKRMAEMQIQAYKIQYGLDNFSVVRPCNVYGPGDNFDPKNAMVIPTLMSRIFNKEDPVVVWGDGSAIRDFAYSRDVAEGIILALYHGTGDHPFINLGSGKGYTIGELVETLHEFLDFNYRFDTTKPSGFPKRVMDVSLARKAIDYNPSTALLEGLKETWGWFVENQDEYLKKKNYFSDNEK; this comes from the coding sequence ATGATAAAGGATAATGTATTAAGGAGTTTTTCGGGGAAAAGTGCTCTTGTCACCGGCGGAACGGGTCTTATCGGACGTGAGGTGGTCAAGTTGCTTTGTGCTGCAGGTGCCTATGTTAAAATCGTCTCTCTCGACCATGTTAATGTTGATAGCAGAGCAGAGCATGTTCTGGGCGACCTGACCGATTTCAATCTTTGCAAAGATCTAACTAAAGATACGGATTTTGTTTTCCATCTTGCGGGTATCAAAGGGTCTATTGAAGTAACGAAATCGAAACCGGCCAGCTTTTTTGTGCCGCTTCTTATGTTTAACACAAATGTGCTTGAGGCTTCCCGTTTGAATAAGGTGCAGAAGATCGTGTATACAAGTTCTATTGGAGCCTATCCAAGCGCTGAAGTATTTAAGGAAAACGATGGCAATGATGGTCCGCCTATGGACATGTATCCGGGATGGGCCAAGCGAATGGCTGAGATGCAGATACAAGCTTACAAAATTCAATATGGATTGGACAACTTCTCAGTGGTTAGGCCATGCAATGTGTACGGACCAGGAGATAACTTCGATCCAAAGAATGCTATGGTTATTCCCACATTGATGTCTCGAATCTTCAACAAGGAAGACCCTGTGGTAGTGTGGGGCGACGGTTCAGCCATCAGAGATTTTGCGTATAGCCGTGATGTTGCTGAAGGCATTATTCTTGCGCTGTATCACGGCACGGGAGATCATCCGTTTATTAATCTGGGAAGTGGTAAAGGCTATACTATCGGGGAACTTGTGGAAACCTTGCACGAATTCCTTGATTTCAATTACCGTTTTGATACCACCAAACCTTCAGGTTTTCCCAAAAGGGTGATGGATGTTTCACTGGCGAGGAAGGCAATCGATTACAATCCCAGTACAGCACTTCTTGAAGGATTGAAAGAAACATGGGGGTGGTTTGTCGAAAATCAGGATGAGTACTTGAAAAAGAAAAACTATTTCAGTGATAATGAGAAATAG
- a CDS encoding dTDP-4-dehydrorhamnose 3,5-epimerase family protein, whose protein sequence is MIVEKTKLDGVLLIKLVGFEDHRGEYLELYNEKSYKSKGIDIDFVEDDISIATKGVIKGIHGDDCTWKLISCLHGKFYLVVINYDEQSKDFGKWQSFVLSDRNKHQVLVPPKHGNGHLCLSEKSIFYYKQSSYYDSSSQFTIKWNDPKFKIWWPIKTPILSQRDEIGHFVD, encoded by the coding sequence ATGATAGTTGAAAAAACCAAACTGGACGGAGTTCTTTTGATAAAGCTTGTTGGCTTTGAAGATCACCGGGGGGAATACTTAGAGCTGTATAATGAGAAATCATACAAGTCAAAAGGGATTGATATTGATTTTGTGGAGGATGATATCTCTATTGCCACAAAAGGGGTGATCAAGGGAATCCATGGCGACGATTGTACGTGGAAACTAATTTCATGTCTGCATGGAAAGTTTTATCTTGTTGTAATAAATTACGATGAACAATCAAAGGATTTCGGGAAATGGCAGTCATTTGTACTGTCCGACAGAAACAAACATCAGGTATTAGTGCCGCCAAAACATGGCAATGGTCACTTATGCTTGAGCGAAAAGTCCATTTTTTACTATAAGCAGTCTTCTTATTATGATTCATCAAGTCAATTTACAATAAAATGGAATGACCCAAAATTTAAGATTTGGTGGCCTATCAAAACACCCATACTTTCTCAAAGGGATGAAATAGGACATTTTGTGGATTAA